A genomic segment from Campylobacter concisus encodes:
- a CDS encoding RNA polymerase sigma factor FliA, whose protein sequence is MHELKQKQLNAYKNTIKKEQDEIVLKYMPALRAMAFRLKERLPSSIDTNDLISIGVEEMIKLSRKYDKEQNDSFWGYGKKRIYGSMLDYLRTLDVVSRSDRKLVKSINSEIDNYFNEFEEEPSDEYLAEKLNEDIEKIREARGVSGIITILPIDEQMELIGQNDVEKSIEREDLILKIEEALKDFDERDQMLVQLYYYEELNLKEISQIMNISESRISQIHKRLLDRIRRSLGV, encoded by the coding sequence ATGCACGAGTTAAAGCAAAAGCAGCTTAACGCTTATAAAAATACGATAAAAAAGGAACAAGACGAGATCGTCTTAAAATATATGCCAGCACTGCGTGCAATGGCGTTTAGGCTTAAAGAGAGGCTGCCATCAAGTATAGATACAAATGACCTAATAAGCATTGGCGTTGAAGAGATGATAAAACTTAGCAGGAAGTATGACAAGGAGCAAAATGACTCTTTTTGGGGATATGGCAAAAAGAGAATTTATGGCTCTATGCTTGATTATCTAAGAACGCTCGATGTTGTTAGCAGAAGCGATAGAAAGCTAGTAAAGAGCATAAATAGCGAGATAGATAACTACTTTAATGAATTTGAAGAAGAGCCAAGCGATGAGTATTTGGCCGAAAAGCTTAATGAAGATATTGAGAAGATAAGAGAGGCAAGAGGCGTTAGCGGTATCATTACTATTTTGCCAATAGACGAGCAAATGGAGCTAATTGGTCAAAATGATGTCGAGAAAAGTATTGAGAGAGAGGATCTTATTTTAAAAATAGAAGAAGCTTTAAAAGATTTTGACGAAAGAGATCAGATGTTGGTTCAGCTTTATTATTATGAAGAGCTAAATTTAAAAGAGATAAGCCAGATCATGAATATCAGCGAGAGTAGAATTTCACAAATTCATAAACGTTTGCTTGATCGTATCAGGCGTAGCTTGGGGGTTTAA
- the fliM gene encoding flagellar motor switch protein FliM: MADILSQEEIDALLEVVDEDGDTSNIEVEERSQGEQKQIIIYDFKRPNRVSKEQLRAIKGIHDKLARNLASQISSVMRSIVEIRLHSVDQMTYGEFLMSLPSPTSFNVFSIKPLDGNCVLEINPSIAFPMIDRLLGGTGENFEANRELTDIEVNLLDAVLRMIMQRLKESWSMITDMYPNVEAKESSPNVVQIVSQNEIVIMVVMEIIVGGSSGMINLCYPVIYLEPILSRLANRDIMLGETSAKKSRNKELKTLIGRAEILYEAILGKSIISVNEFLNLKEGDILRLDRGADDKAIVCIDKKEVFLAEVGLHRFRKSIRIEQLIRSDKDEIKNILEKYEEERKAKLMAYEANERKMEEEEDDEDDE; the protein is encoded by the coding sequence ATGGCTGATATTTTAAGTCAAGAAGAGATAGACGCGCTACTTGAAGTTGTTGATGAAGACGGCGATACGAGTAATATCGAGGTTGAAGAGAGATCGCAAGGCGAACAAAAGCAGATTATTATTTATGATTTTAAGCGTCCAAACCGCGTTAGTAAAGAGCAGCTTCGCGCGATAAAAGGTATCCATGATAAGCTTGCCAGAAATTTGGCTAGTCAAATTTCTAGTGTGATGAGAAGCATTGTCGAGATCAGACTTCACAGTGTTGATCAAATGACTTATGGCGAATTTTTGATGAGTTTGCCAAGTCCAACTAGTTTCAATGTCTTTTCTATAAAACCGCTTGATGGAAACTGTGTTTTGGAGATAAATCCAAGCATTGCTTTTCCGATGATAGATCGTTTGCTTGGCGGAACTGGTGAAAATTTTGAGGCAAATAGAGAGCTAACAGACATTGAAGTAAATTTGCTTGATGCGGTGCTTAGAATGATCATGCAGCGTCTTAAAGAGAGCTGGTCAATGATAACTGATATGTACCCAAATGTGGAGGCCAAAGAGAGCAGTCCAAATGTCGTACAGATCGTCTCTCAAAATGAGATTGTTATTATGGTCGTTATGGAGATCATAGTTGGTGGCTCAAGCGGTATGATAAATTTATGCTATCCAGTCATCTACCTTGAGCCGATACTCTCACGCCTTGCAAACAGAGACATTATGCTTGGTGAAACAAGTGCAAAAAAAAGTAGAAACAAAGAGCTAAAAACACTTATCGGACGAGCAGAAATTTTATATGAAGCCATACTTGGCAAATCGATCATCAGCGTAAATGAGTTTTTAAATTTAAAAGAAGGCGATATTTTAAGGCTTGATAGAGGAGCTGATGATAAGGCGATCGTTTGTATCGATAAAAAAGAAGTTTTCTTAGCTGAGGTTGGGCTTCATAGATTTAGAAAATCTATAAGGATTGAGCAGTTAATACGCTCTGATAAAGATGAGATCAAAAATATCTTAGAAAAATACGAAGAAGAGCGAAAAGCAAAGCTGATGGCGTATGAAGCTAATGAGCGCAAAATGGAAGAAGAAGAGGACGACGAAGATGATGAATGA
- the fliY gene encoding flagellar motor switch protein FliY, with the protein MMNDFFNIFSNELKATIEGLTGRAPEVGERNEFDAPTQNGIKPPVVMANISLSGDLNAKTEIVCTPVLISAISEWMMGEEEISKNENLGSDELDAAKEIFSNLFSAFSTSLGAQKGMPKINFEVINVNFLDENSSLDFSVYEKLFLFNVKIEDLSEHIGFACDHSLMKFFEPTKTETPAAPASTPHVAKGDFSAEEMRNIGLIMDVRLPIRVRIGSKRMLLKDVLTMDIGSVIELNQLANDPLEILIGDKVIALGEVVIIDGNFGIQITQIGSKRERLQQLK; encoded by the coding sequence ATGATGAATGATTTTTTTAATATATTTTCTAATGAATTAAAAGCTACTATCGAAGGACTTACGGGCAGAGCTCCAGAGGTTGGTGAAAGAAATGAATTTGACGCACCAACGCAAAATGGTATAAAACCGCCGGTAGTGATGGCCAATATCTCTTTAAGTGGCGACCTCAATGCTAAAACAGAGATAGTATGTACTCCAGTTTTAATAAGTGCCATTAGCGAATGGATGATGGGCGAAGAGGAAATTTCAAAGAATGAAAATTTAGGCAGTGATGAGCTTGACGCCGCAAAAGAGATATTTTCAAATCTTTTTAGTGCTTTTAGTACATCCTTGGGCGCTCAAAAGGGCATGCCAAAGATAAATTTTGAAGTAATAAATGTAAATTTTTTAGATGAAAATTCTTCGCTTGATTTTAGTGTTTATGAAAAGCTATTTTTATTTAATGTAAAAATCGAAGATCTAAGTGAGCATATCGGTTTTGCTTGCGATCATTCGCTAATGAAATTTTTTGAGCCAACAAAGACTGAAACACCAGCTGCACCAGCGAGCACTCCTCACGTAGCTAAGGGCGATTTTAGCGCTGAAGAGATGAGAAATATCGGTCTTATAATGGATGTTAGGCTGCCTATTCGTGTTCGTATCGGCTCAAAAAGAATGCTCTTAAAAGATGTGCTTACCATGGATATTGGCTCAGTTATCGAGTTAAATCAATTAGCAAACGATCCACTAGAAATTTTGATCGGCGATAAGGTAATAGCTCTTGGCGAAGTGGTGATAATAGATGGAAACTTTGGCATCCAGATCACTCAGATAGGCTCAAAACGCGAGAGGCTTCAACAGTTAAAATAA
- a CDS encoding TIGR00730 family Rossman fold protein: protein MNELVSDLLNFPNVLKYKNKNVTFFGSARFDEENFYCKKAYELAYKLNELGYAILTGGGDGIMRAANKGAFDSAKSPSIALNVRLPFEQNTNPYVTAKYLFSNLSPRKFALTDRSVAFVVFPGGFGTLDELFEILVLAQVGSKKVKIFLFGSEFWQGLDEFIKNTLVSQKTIKKEDINLYKITDDLELIANEILTI from the coding sequence ATGAATGAATTAGTTAGCGATCTTTTAAATTTTCCAAACGTCTTAAAATATAAAAATAAAAATGTTACCTTCTTTGGCTCGGCTAGATTTGATGAAGAAAATTTCTACTGCAAAAAGGCTTATGAACTAGCTTATAAGCTAAACGAACTAGGATACGCCATCTTAACTGGTGGCGGAGACGGCATAATGAGAGCCGCGAACAAGGGCGCATTTGATAGTGCAAAATCGCCAAGCATAGCCTTAAATGTGAGACTTCCGTTTGAACAAAATACAAACCCTTACGTCACAGCAAAATATCTCTTTTCAAATTTAAGCCCAAGAAAATTTGCACTCACCGATCGTTCAGTCGCATTTGTCGTCTTTCCGGGTGGCTTTGGCACTCTTGATGAACTTTTTGAAATTTTAGTACTTGCTCAAGTTGGTAGCAAAAAAGTAAAAATTTTTCTTTTTGGGAGTGAGTTTTGGCAAGGGCTTGATGAGTTTATAAAAAATACGCTAGTTAGCCAAAAAACAATAAAAAAAGAAGATATAAATTTATACAAAATCACCGATGATTTAGAGCTTATCGCAAACGAAATTTTGACTATTTAA